The Alkalihalobacillus sp. TS-13 genomic interval GATTTCTCCGCTCGGTCCCAATATGAAAGCCGATTTCCATCCATTCTCAAATGAATACGGCCCATCGTACAACGTGAATTTCGGATTTTTCTCAAGCATAGCATCAAGATTTTCCACTTCAAATGCAATGTGTTTGTTCGACGTCAACTTCAAGCTTTTATCGACCAAAACAAGTTCCAGACGAAATCCATTCAGTTGCAAGAAGATGATTTTTTCACCTAACAGCTCGATTTCAGATTCATACTTAAACCCGAGTTTTTCGTAAAAACGGACAGCTCGTTCCATGCGATTCGTTTCGATTGCGACATGGTGGAAGGTCATCGTACAACTCCCCTAATGATGAGGTTCATATCTCCAAATTCATGCCATAGGTATTTTTCCCGAATCGCATCCTGATAGGCATTTTTCAAAAGACGAGGTGAAATGAACGCTGACAACATATCAAGATGACTTGCCTCTGGTTCGTGGAACCCGGTGATGAGGCCGTCAACGACGTTCAGGGAATAGTCTTCGTGGATGTGCAGGTTCGTCCATCCTTTTTTCGAAACCGAGTCGCCTTGCTGATCGACAGCGGATTCAAGTGCACGGACGACCGTAGTCCCTACCGCAATCACCTTGCCCCCTGATTGTTTCGTTTCATTGATTTCATGGACTGTTTCACCTGGAACTTCATATTCTTCAAGACTATCAGCTGGACCTACTTGCCACTGATCGTTTGTAAAATAGCTTAAACCGGTATGGAGGGTAATGGTCGCAACCTTTACACCTTTTTTCTTTAGACGAAGCAGCATTTCCCAGCTGAACGCCCTTCCTGCCGAAACCATTTCAACAGATCCCGGAACAGTCCCGTAAACCGTTTGATAATGTTCGAGACTCCAATCGTGGTGGATATATTCATAACGGATCGGCTCTCCTAACATATACAACTGATTGTATAGCTCATTCCCTCTTGATGAAAAACAGATGGTCACAAGCGGCTCAGTTTTGTTCATCGATCGTACGAAAGCAGTCAGGTTCGGAGAAAAAACAAGGACGTCGTTTTTTTGAACCTTTGCGTCCACAATCAGAACCTTCCAAACTGAATTACTCTTCCGTTGCGCAAGCCGGATTTCAACATTTTCTTGAACGACCCTGCAGTCTCTTCTTATTTTCACCCTAAAAGAAGCTGGGAGTGTACGGCTTATATTCAAAACAAGCAAATCACCTTTATCCAGATAGGTTTCTAAGTGATGAAAATGATCATGCCTGGTTTTTCCATTGACTCGATCGAGAACCATCATTCTGACATGATCACGTCTCATCCCTCTTACTTCTGGAGGCATTGAGGCATTCAATTCACCAGGGAGATGAAATTTCATCGGTTTCTTTGCAGCTAACGCCATATCATTCACCTCTTCTCTACGACGAAGCTTTGCGCTTCTAGCCGTTTTCCATTTTCGTACTTCGATTCTTCAGATGCGAGATAAAGAAAAACATCCGTCAAATCTTCTGGTTCTGCAAGCTCATAATCACAATCCGGTACAGCAAGATCATGCATTTCCGTATTCATCTCACCTGGGTCGACCATATTGATGCGGACACCGGTCTCCTCCAATTCATCCGCCCAAATTTCCGTCAATCCTTCCAATGCAAACTTGGAAACCCCATATGCCCCCCAGCCTGCATAACCAACATTCCCTGCTTCAGAGGTAACGTTGATGATTGAGCCAGATCCTCGTTGTAGCATACCTGGCAAAACGCGTTTGGTAAGCCTGAAAGGACCTTCCGCATTGACACGCAAAACATCCAGAAAATCCTCCCCTGGATAATCCGCTAGATACGGCATTAGACTAGGTCCGAGTCTGGAAGCATTGTTGATAAGCACATCAATTTTTCCGAAATTCGATTCTGTCAGCGAAACGAAACGCTCGATATCTCTAGGATCGGATGCATCAGCTGTTACGGCAAGGACCTCAGCTCCTAATGTCTCGAGTTCTTTTGTCACCTCATTCAGATTCACTTCACCCCGAGCGCAAATTGCAAGGTTCGCTCCATTGCTAGCAAATGCTCTTGCGACTGCTCTTCCTAGCCCTTTAGATGCTCCGGTAATCATGACGACTTGTTTTTCCTTCATTTATAAACAACTCCTTAATTGTTTGATTTCTTAGTTTTAGTTTATTGAAGAAGGCGTTTCTTTTCGTCAGAACCGAGGTTGAACTTTTCCTACCGAAATGGACCGATGAAAAGTCTAAGACCGCTCTACGACCACAGATGTAGAAACGTGTTAAACTATAACTAACAATAAATTTCAGGTGGTTTATGATGAGATTAAAAATGCTTGCCAGCAATGGTTTGATGATGCAAAGCGTATATGAAGCTTTATTGACGATTCCTTATGTACAGGAGTATTCAGAAACGTATTGTGAATGGATGGAAAACAGAAATCCGGAGAAGCAAGACCAGCTCCCTGGACTAACCGATAACCCTCGATCAAGAAGAATTACTCACGTATCGATGTGTGTTATGGCTGATGGAAACCTTTAATATAACGATCGAATTGGTCGAAACGCTTGATATAACCAAAAGGGATCTTCAAAATCCTGTTCATAACCAGCGATTAAAAGCCATTCCCTATACCATTATAAAAGAGGCATCCTTATCCTATCCTGCCTCTTTCTTTCTCGCTGACTATGTCACATGTTCACGAGAACCACTGTTATTTGAAAAGAGTCACCATGGCCAGTGCGGAAATCAAATAACCACTCTCTTTGAAATAAGTGAAAATGATCCTGCGCATCGTACAGAACATGGTGAGATGATCATGCTGGAAACCAATATCGATGATTGTACTGGGGAAATGATGGGCTATACATTAGAAGTTCTTTTAAATAATGGGGCTAGTGATGTTTTTTTCACACCGATTACGATGAAAAAGAACCGACCTTCCTATAAATTGTCTGTCCTTGCTTCCTCTGAACAAATGGAAAGACTAGAATCATTACTATTTGAGGAAACCTCAAGTCTGGGTGTCCGTTCTTATACTGTCTCATGTCACCGCTTAGGAAGAAAGTTCATTAAGGTGGAAACAGAGTGGGGAACCATCACTGTAAAACTAGGGATTCACAAGAATAAAATCATTCAGGTTTCACCGGAATTAATAACTGCAGACTTCTGGCTGATAAATAGGAAATTTCATTCAAAAGAGTGTATGAACAAGCAAAAAAGATGGCTCTAGACATGATCTAGAACCATCTTTTCCTATTATCACTTATTGCAGCTCGGACAAAGCAACAGCCACATCATAGTCATCAAGATTAAGCTCAAGCTTTTTTCCAAGAGCCAGTTTAGCAAGTTCTGAACCTAAATAAGGACCGCTGGTAAGACCAGATGCGCCGAGCCCATTGGCAAGTAATAAGCCTTCTACTTTTGGCACTGGACCGATGATTGGCAGAAATCCTGGGGTGAACGGACGGAAGCCAACTCTCATCTCAAGGATGGTACTATCGTTCAACCCGGGTGCCACATCAAGAGCTTTATCCAAAATCTCTCGGATTCCCCCCGCAGTTACGCGATGATCAAAGCCGACCTCATCTTCATGTGTTGCACCTACCACGATTCTTCCGTCGTCAAAACTGAGAAGGTATTGGTTATTAGGAGGCATCACAACGGGCCATCCGCTCGTTTGGGTATCCGGGATTTCCAGATGCATGATCTGAGCTCTTTGCGAGTAGAGTTTGAATTCCCACCCCAATGGTTGCAGAAGTTCCTTCGACCACGCACCAGTCGTGAGGATTACTTGATCAGCATCAAACGTTTCGCCATTCACTTTTACACCGGTTGCTCTGCTTCCTTCATGGATAAGTTCGGCATCTCCATCTAAGGTTGTCGCTCCGTTTTTTTCGGCCGCCTGGATCAGTGCCTTCCTTAAGGCGCCACCATTCACACGTGCTGCACCACTGACATGGACCGATGCATAATCCTCAGATAACGGTGGAAAAAGTTCCTTCGTCTGAGCAGGAGTCAACCGGGTAATTTCCCCGATTTCAGGAGCATCCTCCCTTCGTTTCAATGCTCGTTCGACCATCTTCTCTAATTTATTCTCATCCGTATGTAGACTGATCGCCCCGACACGGCTGTATCCCGTATTCGTCACACCATCAGCTTCCAGGTCCTTGATCAGTGCAGGGTAATACCTCGCACCTCCTTTGACCAGACGGTACCAGGCTTTATTTCGACGCTGTGAAAGCCAAGGGCAGACAATCCCCGCGGCCGCTTCAGTCGCTTGTCCATTGTCTTTCCGGTCAACCACGATCACTTCTGCTCCAGCTATAGATAAATGATAAGCTGTAGAGGCACCGAGAATTCCCGCACCTACCACGATAATTTTTCCCATGAAATAACACCTTTTTTCAGTCGTTTTACAGCTATTTTACATGACTGGTTTTACCGACACAATTTGTCCCATCCCCGACGATCATCTATTTTCCATATCAATAGATCGAGTATTGAATCAACTTTTCCTTGAAAGAATCACCTAGGAAATAGGCTTTAATCCTGATAGAATGGTTCATATGTAAAATAAAAAGTAGGTGTGACAATGAAAGAGTTCGAAGTGGAATTGTTAAAATTAATTGAGAACAACGCCAATTTAGAATTAGACAAAATTGCGAAGTTAATGGGTAAAAGGATAGATGAAATCCAGGAACTGATCGACAAACTCGAGAAAAAGAAAGTCATTCTCGGCTATTCGACGCTTATTGACTGGGCAAAGGTTTTGGATGAGGAAGAGGTTACAGCTATGGTCGATGTAAAAGTGACCCCGGCTCGTGGTTTCGGTTTTGATAAAGTGGCGGAGCGTATTTATCGTTTTCCAGAGGTTAAAGCCGTTTATTTAATGTCCGGCGCTTATGATTTGTCAGTTTCAGTGAAAGGAAAAACGATGATGGAAATCGGACATTTTATTTCTGAAAAATTGTCTACGCTCGATTCCGTACTATCAACAACGACACATTTTGTTTTAAAAAAATATAAGCATGATGGCATCATCTTAGAGGATGCTGACGAAGATGACAAAAGAATCGTGGTATCACCATGAGCCAAATTTCGTATGTATCCAAAAAAGTAGATGGGTTAAAACCATCAGGCATTCGCCGATTTTTTGATTTAGCAGCTCAGATGGAAGATGTCATTTCCCTCGGAGTAGGTGAGCCTGATTTCGTAACGCCGTGGAATTTCATCGAACAAAGCTTCCATGCCCTTGAGCATGGCTACACCTCCTATACTGAGAATGCAGGTATGATTGAGTTACGCAAGGAAATCAGCACCTATTTAAGCAAAAATTACCGCTTGAGATATGATCCATATGACCAGGTCATTGTTTCTGTTGGAGCAAGTCAGGCGATCGACCTTGCTCTACGGGCGGTGATCGATCCTGGTGATGAAGTCATCGTTGTAGAACCGAGCTTTGTTGCTTATGTGCCTACCGTAAAGCTGGCTGGAGGAACACCGGTCACAATCCAAACCGAAGCGGAAGATGAATTTAAACTAAAACCGGAACAAATTGAAGCCGCCATTACGCCTAATACAAAAGCGATCATGCTATGTAACCCGAACAACCCGACTGGAACCTTTTTATCGAAAGAAGAATTAGAACAACTGGCGGAAATGATCGAAAAGCATGACCTGCTCGTACTATCAGATGAAATATACGCCGAACTCACGTATGACGAGGATTACACAAGTTTCCCCTCCATTACTGGAATGAAAGAGCGGACCATTCTGATCAGCGGGTTCTCAAAGGCATTTGCCATGACAGGATGGCGACTCGGCTATGCGGCAGGACCAGCTCAATTAATCGCCGCCATGGTGAAAATTCATCAGTACACGATGATGTGTGCCCCGACGATGGCACAGCACGCTGCCTTAGAGGCTCTGAAAAATGGAAGACAAAGTGTCAATGACATGGTTGAAAGCTATAAACAAAGAAGGAATTTTATCGTCAGCAGCTTGAACGAAATTCGGTTGAAATGTCCAAATCCGGGCGGAGCATTTTATGCATTCCCATCCGTTGAAGCAACCGGGTTAACCTCATCTGAATTCGCAGAGCAGCTGTTGCAAGAAGAACATGTTGCTGTCGTACCAGGTAATGTATTCGGAGCCAATGGCGAGGGATACATCCGCTGCTCCTACGCGACATCCATCAAACAGCTTGATGAAGCTATGAAACGCATGAAACGATTTGTGGAGAAACGAATTTGACCAGGAAAAACTGGTGCTGTAAAACATGATTAATTATGGGTGGGAAGCTATCCCTCCCTAACTTACCACCTTCATATATCTTACCCCTCATAATGTCTCACTTATAAATATCACAGTTAATCCAAATGTAAGATTTTTCGCATGAATTTTCGTGCACGAATAAAACCATGTCAGAAAATCTCACATAACTTTTGGTGTCTTTTAAAAATTAGTGTATTATTATGTACCATATAAACCTCCAGGTTAAAGAAATTTCACATTTGTTTTTGTCAATTCAAAAGAGGTGAAGATATGTCAACTGACAAATCTTACAAAGATAAAAAAGTGATGTCCATTGGAATCATTAGTAAAATAACAGGGTTATCCGAACGTAAAATTCGGTATTATGAAGAAAGAAAATTGATATTCCCGGAAAGGACAGAGCGGGGTACACGAAAATATTCGTTTTCCGATGTGGAAACACTGATGGAAATTGCAAATCAAATTGAAGACGGGGTCCAGACCTATGAAATAAAAAAAGAAATGTCTAGAAAACAAAAACAAACAAAAGAAGATTTCAACAAAATGATTCGCGGCCAATTAAACGCACATTTCAATTTACGAAAATAGAATAACTGGAACCGATCCTTGACACCAGTTATTCACTGTGCGTTTAATATGGTCCCGCATCAGAATTCAAGCGAAAGCCTTTCATACAAATCTTGCAAGGTTTTGTATCCTAGATTCTCAATTTTGTCCAGATAGAAACACCATAATTGTGCAGTCAATTTCGCATCCCCTAGCGCATTGTGGCGTTCGATGACAGGAATCCCACAATATTCACAGCAATCTTCTAATCGGACCAGGTTGATATTTCGCTCAGCAATTCTAAATAAAAATGAAGTATCCACAATTCGGTGTTTGAATTGCGATCGGAATAGTTTCCAGTTTGTGTGCTGGAGGAAAATTTTTTCATGGTTTGAATGATGCGCCACAAGCACATCCCCTCCTACAAAATCATAAAACTCGATAAGGACTTGATGAAGATCGGGAGCATCTTTCAAATCCGTGTTTTTTATTCCAGTAAGCTCTATTATTTCAGTTGGAAGTTTACGATCGCATCGTACAAGCGAATAATAGGTGTCGTTGTGTTGGATGGTGCCACCCTTCACTTTTATCGCACCTATCGAGATGATTTCATCACCTTGATCAGGATAGAAACCGGTCGTTTCTAAATCGAATACAACGACTTTCAAATGTTTTAAAGGGACTGATAAACTTTCTACGGCTTTCATTTCCTTATCCAAACGTCTTAAAAAGGCAAGATGCTGCGGATTGGTTTGTCCTTGTAACGGTGCATAAATACTTGAACTTACCTTACCTTGTACCTGTTTCATAAACTGGATGATGGGATCAATTTTCATTTTCCAACATCCTTTTGATAACGGTTCCGGTATAATCCTGCAGTCTTTTTCCATTCAACAAGACTTGTTTGATTTCATTTCTTTCATTTTTGTCAAGCTTTTTCACATCCAGGTAATGAACATCATCATATACTTCTGAAACTTCGCGATGTGGCAGCCGAAATTGCAACAACTTTTCAAAATAAACCTTGTAGCGCTCCAACTTATTATATTCAGGAAATTCACAAAGCTTCACTAGCCTTGACAATGTAGATGTTTCGACCAAATTTTCTTTGATTGCCAATAAACGGATCGCATTTATATAAGGGAAGAATCCTGAATGTTTCAAATCAATATACCCCGTATGCGATCCATGTGATTCGGTCAATATTTGACGAAATACGCCAACTGATTTCTTAACATGCCTGGTATTTTCGAACAACCGGTATAAAAAATGAGGTCTGCTCTCAATATATTGCTGCAATTGCTGCTTTAAACGGGTAATCCCGTTCTTTTTCCCAGCCAGAACCCTTGCATCATAAAAGATCAACAAAAAACGAATGGATTCAAAACTTTCTTCTTCCAACCATTCTTCAATTTGCCTTTCCCACTCTTGCTCTGATCTACACCATAACGGATTTGAACTCATCACATCTCCGTCACAATACGGATACCCAATTTCATACAAGCCTAAGGAGATTTCTCTGCCCAACTCTAGGAAATACTCCCTCGTTTCCTCGTTTGATGCATCATAAATCAAACCATGATCTTGATCGCTGACAATCGCTTGTTCAAATCTACCTGCACTCCCCATGACAAACCAGGAAAATCGGCAAGGAGGAGGGCCTGATTTTTCCTCAACTACACTTAATGCAATATCAAAAAGTTTCAGCATAACCTTGTCATGAAATTGATTCAATTCACTATTACTAGTCTGTTGACCTTCAATATGGCAGTCATGCCAATTTTTCAGTGTTTCATATGGACCATAAGCTTCAAGTTTACTCATTTTTCACACCTCCTCCAACCTTTAAAGGAGGTGACCTTGAGTCTACCTCCTTGTTCTGCCAAAGGTTAGCTGCTTATCTTTTTCTTTTCTTTTGTTAAAAAGGCTTCTGGATACCCGTAGGATCCATGTTCGCTTAAGTCTAAGCCCATAATCTCTTCTTCTTCAGTGACACGTAATCCTTTCATTGTTTTTTTCATGATGTATAAGAGTACGAATGATACCACAAATGCGTAAGCACCCGATACCGCGACACCCATTGCTTGCACTCCGAGCTGTGTTAATCCGCCACCATAAAATAAACCTGGCAATCCAACTGTCGCCAATTCAGGCGTAGCAAACAATCCAGTTGACAATGTCCCCCATACCCCGGCAGCACCATGAACTGACAGTGCAAAAATCGGATCATCTACCTTAAGTTTTTCGAAAATCTTCATACTATAGAAGACAAGTACACCTGCAACTAAACCGATGACAACCGCAGCCCACGTTTCAACAAAAGCACACGATGCAGTTATGGCAACGAGTCCTGCGAGCGCCCCGTTCAACATGGTCGCTATGTCCGATTTCCCCAGAACCATCCATGATATGATCAAAGCAGAAACTGCCCCAGCCCCAGCTGCTAAATTGGTATTCAACGCTACAAATCCGAAAAATCCATCATCGACGACAAATGTACTGCCGGCATTAAAACCAAACCAGCCAATCCATAAAACGAGGACACCTAAAGCGGTAAAAACTTGATTGTGGCCATATAAATTGTTGGCAGTCCCATTATTATTGAACTTTCCCAGCCTTGGTTTCAAAAGAATGGTTGCAGCGAAAGCAGCCATCGCTCCTGTCAAATGGACAACAGTAGAACCTGCAAAATCCTGTTTTCCATGTTCCCCCAACCAGCCGCCGCCCCAAATCCAGTGTGCCACTACAGGATAAACGAGTGCAGAGAACAGGATAGCGAAAACAACATAGACAGAAAGTTTCGCCCGCTCAGCAAACCCTCCAAATGCAATCGTCAATGAAATACCGGCAAAAGCAAGCTGGAACACAAAGTAAGCTGCAGTTGAATAACTCATTCCTTCTATTTCATAACCCGAATAGAAAAAGTCAGAAAACCCGAAAAAAAAGTTTCCATTTTCCCCAAAAATGAACCCATATCCCAATGCCCAAAACACAATAGATGCAATCCCAAACGTAAAGATGGTTTTACCTGCAATATGACCGGCATTTTTCATGCGGGTTGATCCTGCTTCGAGTAAAATAAACCCTCCTTGCATAAAGATCACCAAAATCGCTCCTAGCATCAACCAGACACTATTTAATGAAAACATGATGTCTTCCATGAATAATCCCCCTATGTCAGATTTATTGTCAGTAAATGTTATAAAATCTAACATCAACCTTGTTGTGTTTATTTTATACTCTTAAATATGACCATCAACTTCTATGTTAGAAAATCTGACATAGTTTTTCACTCTTATGAAATTTTTCTATGAAACTAATAAAAATCACCCGTGATAACGGGGGGGTTCTGACTAGCCTAGGGTTTTCCTTTTTCATAAGAAAAACGCAGGGATTTCATTGGAAATCCCTGCGTCTAAGGGGGATCCTTTCTTACAACAGGCTCTGTTAAACTTCAATGTTGATATATGCGAAATTTTCACTCCCTTTCCGTGGGCTGAAGAAAAGCGGAAGTGCCCTTTAGTCACGTAGGTCACCGGAAGACTGACGACGAGGCTCGAGCCAATCAAAGTTCGGTTCTGTGTGGGTAAACCTTCAACATGAATTAATGTGTTGCCGCCGCAGGAAGCTTGAAGTGATCCAATGATTGGTCGCTGAGCTAAACATCACCTTTCTGCATCCTCGCTGTGAGGTCTCGCCTGGCTCGCTTTTCCCGCGGAGTTCACGAATTTCGTTTTAGAAAATTTCCTGTAAAAATCAACATTACTGTTTAACAAAGGTTTACAATTAAATAGTTTATTAATCTGTCAACCTATATTCCTATAGTCAGCAGCTATCTTCACGTCTTTTACCTGCGTGAGTGCACTGACGACGATGACGATGACGACATTACAAATCAAACCTAGTATTCCAGCATGGATATCCAATGGTGTTGTCGGCGCTACAAGCTGATAATAATAGTTGACGACGGTACCTACGATCAAACCAGTAATGATGGCTGGTGCTGTGGCACGTTTGGAATACAACGCCCCGTACACACCTGGAGCAAATTGGACGATGGATCCATACGCTCCTAGAAGCAATGCGATCAGTCCTTGTCCTCCAAATACAGTGATGAAGTATGCCAGTGCTCCGATGACGAAGACCCCGGTTCGCATGATCAGCAACGTACTTTTATCTGATATATCCTTTTTCACGTTCTTGATGACTCCGTCTGTAAACTCAAGAGAAGCACTGTGCGTGATCGCATCAGCCGTTGACATGGCAGCAGCCAAAGCGCCGGCACCGACAAGTCCATAAACCCAGCCCGGTAGACTAAGGACTGTTGTAATTAAATAAGGAAGGATTTCATCAGGTGATCCCAATTCAGATGGATTGACTATATTGACAGCCGCAAAGCCAACCAACAGAAGCGGAATCAGAAACAATGCAAATACCGGATAGATCAAAACCGTTTTCTTGATTGTACGAGCGTTTGAAGCATAGGATTTCGAAAAGAGATGCGGCCACATTAAAAAGCCGATCAAAGAAACGAGGATTGTCGTCGTATAGGCCATAGGTGACATAGTGGAACCCACATTTCCGATTTCAAGAAAACCAGGATTCGATTCATTGATATTCGAAAACATTCCTGAAACACTGCTGTGCAGTTGTCTGACGATAGCAAGTCCGACCACCCATGAAATGATGATCATCAACAGCCCCTGGAAAACATCTGACCAGGCGGCAGCCCTTAGCCCACCGGTTGCCACATAGACAACAACAATTCCATAGGACAATAAAGCTCCAAGCCAAAAAGGGATTCGGCCTTCCGTCATGATGTTGAAAATATAAGCCATCCCTTTCATCTGGGTCGCTAGATACTGGATCGAAGCGAGCAAGGCAATCAAACCAATCAAAATCGGAAGCAATCTGCCCCCGTATCTTTTTTTCAAGAAACCAGAAACGGTATAAATATTATATTTCCTTCCGATCTTTCCTATTTTCGGACCGATGATATACCACGGAAGGATAGCGAATGCTGTATAAGTCAGAATATAAAGGGCAGGAGCACCCTTGGAATATGCCCAGCCTGGAGCGCCCAGAAATGAAAAGGCACTGAAAACCGCGCCTCCCATCAGGAACCACATGACGATGAGGCCGAGTTTGCCTCCTGCTACTGCAAACTCATCCAATGAACCTTTGTCTTGACCTCTTCCAGCCATCACACCGATCACCAGAGCTACGAACAAGTAACCGATCATCATGA includes:
- a CDS encoding sodium:solute symporter; translation: MADWQIAMIMMIGYLFVALVIGVMAGRGQDKGSLDEFAVAGGKLGLIVMWFLMGGAVFSAFSFLGAPGWAYSKGAPALYILTYTAFAILPWYIIGPKIGKIGRKYNIYTVSGFLKKRYGGRLLPILIGLIALLASIQYLATQMKGMAYIFNIMTEGRIPFWLGALLSYGIVVVYVATGGLRAAAWSDVFQGLLMIIISWVVGLAIVRQLHSSVSGMFSNINESNPGFLEIGNVGSTMSPMAYTTTILVSLIGFLMWPHLFSKSYASNARTIKKTVLIYPVFALFLIPLLLVGFAAVNIVNPSELGSPDEILPYLITTVLSLPGWVYGLVGAGALAAAMSTADAITHSASLEFTDGVIKNVKKDISDKSTLLIMRTGVFVIGALAYFITVFGGQGLIALLLGAYGSIVQFAPGVYGALYSKRATAPAIITGLIVGTVVNYYYQLVAPTTPLDIHAGILGLICNVVIVIVVSALTQVKDVKIAADYRNIG